Proteins encoded by one window of Candidatus Poribacteria bacterium:
- a CDS encoding nucleotide-binding protein, whose amino-acid sequence MDEKNRRTVFISYIHDDKEAATTLAEFIKKLGLKPIVLDEQPSKGQTIIDKFEEHADEAGFAIVLLTPDDVGSSKATGERRLRARQNVILELGYFFGSLGSERVCALYKGGVELLSDISGLIYIPMDSDNNWQLKIGKEMMNAGLPVESQERPVEEPLHYHEEVAI is encoded by the coding sequence ATGGATGAAAAAAATCGGCGGACAGTGTTTATTTCCTATATACATGACGACAAAGAAGCTGCAACAACTCTTGCTGAGTTCATCAAGAAATTAGGTTTAAAGCCAATCGTTCTTGACGAACAACCCAGCAAGGGACAAACAATTATTGATAAGTTTGAAGAACATGCAGACGAAGCGGGTTTCGCAATTGTCTTGTTAACTCCCGATGACGTTGGATCTTCAAAGGCAACAGGAGAACGCAGACTCAGAGCACGCCAGAATGTGATTTTGGAACTCGGCTACTTCTTTGGGAGCTTAGGTAGTGAACGCGTGTGTGCTTTGTATAAAGGAGGCGTTGAGTTACTATCGGACATCTCTGGTCTAATTTATATCCCTATGGATAGTGACAACAATTGGCAATTGAAAATCGGGAAAGAAATGATGAACGCAGGGCTACCCGTTGAATCACAGGAAAGACCTGTAGAGGAGCCTCTTCATTATCATGAAGAAGTCGCTATCTAA
- a CDS encoding nucleotide-binding protein → MDEKVSQKVFIVHGHDEVAKIATARFVQRLDLEAVILDEQPSEGLTIIEKFERYARNANFAIVLMTPDDVGAPIQKKNDLKLRARQNVIFELGYFFHALGRKGVCALYKEGVELPSDIYGVVYVLMDELGAWQLKLAREMKQAGLSFDANKLL, encoded by the coding sequence ATGGACGAAAAAGTGTCGCAAAAAGTGTTTATTGTACACGGACATGACGAAGTAGCCAAAATAGCCACCGCAAGGTTTGTCCAAAGACTTGACTTAGAGGCAGTCATACTTGATGAACAGCCCAGTGAAGGTTTGACGATCATTGAAAAATTTGAAAGATACGCCAGAAATGCCAACTTTGCAATTGTCCTGATGACCCCCGACGATGTTGGTGCTCCTATTCAAAAGAAGAACGATCTCAAACTCAGAGCACGGCAAAATGTTATCTTTGAACTCGGATATTTTTTCCATGCGTTAGGGCGTAAAGGTGTTTGTGCCCTCTATAAAGAAGGCGTTGAGCTCCCCTCAGATATTTACGGCGTTGTTTATGTGCTTATGGATGAGCTTGGTGCATGGCAGTTGAAGTTAGCAAGAGAAATGAAACAGGCGGGACTATCTTTCGATGCAAACAAACTTTTATAA
- a CDS encoding 3-isopropylmalate dehydrogenase: MYKIGLIPGDGIGPEVTREAMKVFGAAAAEAGIQYETVEYDVGGDRYLSTGEVLPDSVLEELRGLDAIYLGAIGHPDVKPGILEKGILLKVRFELDLYINLRPVKLYPGVPTPLKDKGPEDIDFIIVRENTEGLYAGIGGFLKRGTRDEVAIQEMINTYKGVERCVRYAYELTQKRNKENTLTLCDKANVLTYAHDLWRRVFDEVGEDYPDTKKEYAFVDATTMWMVKNPEWFDVIVTCNMFGDIITDLGAMIQGGMGIAASGNLNPESVAMFEPIHGSAPRYTGKNEINPIAAIGAAGMMLDHLGHAAAAAKVDQSISDLLASGKIKDLGAGRMGYTTEEVGDLIAEGL, encoded by the coding sequence ATGTATAAAATCGGTCTCATCCCGGGCGATGGCATCGGCCCCGAAGTGACACGGGAAGCAATGAAAGTCTTCGGGGCAGCAGCCGCAGAAGCAGGCATACAGTACGAAACAGTTGAATACGATGTCGGTGGCGACCGGTATCTCAGTACGGGTGAAGTGTTACCCGATTCGGTTTTAGAAGAACTTCGGGGACTCGACGCTATTTACCTCGGTGCTATCGGCCACCCGGATGTCAAACCCGGGATTTTAGAGAAAGGTATCCTGCTAAAGGTCCGGTTTGAACTCGATCTCTACATCAACCTCCGTCCTGTTAAACTTTATCCTGGCGTGCCGACACCACTGAAAGATAAAGGACCTGAGGACATTGACTTTATTATCGTTCGCGAAAATACTGAAGGTCTATACGCCGGCATAGGCGGTTTCCTGAAACGTGGGACGCGCGATGAAGTCGCCATCCAGGAGATGATCAATACCTACAAAGGTGTAGAACGCTGTGTTCGTTATGCTTATGAACTCACCCAAAAGCGCAATAAAGAGAATACGCTGACGCTCTGCGATAAGGCAAACGTTTTGACTTACGCTCATGACCTCTGGCGACGCGTTTTTGACGAAGTTGGTGAAGATTATCCCGATACAAAAAAAGAATACGCTTTTGTTGACGCAACGACGATGTGGATGGTGAAAAATCCAGAGTGGTTCGATGTCATTGTGACATGCAATATGTTTGGCGATATCATCACCGATCTCGGCGCGATGATTCAGGGTGGCATGGGGATCGCAGCATCCGGTAATCTAAACCCAGAGAGCGTCGCTATGTTTGAACCGATTCACGGCTCCGCGCCCCGTTATACCGGCAAAAATGAGATTAATCCAATCGCAGCGATAGGCGCAGCTGGAATGATGTTAGACCACCTCGGACACGCAGCGGCAGCAGCAAAGGTGGATCAATCCATCAGCGATCTGTTGGCGAGTGGTAAAATCAAAGACCTCGGTGCTGGAAGAATGGGTTATACGACAGAGGAGGTTGGCGATCTGATTGCCGAAGGTTTATAA
- a CDS encoding class I SAM-dependent methyltransferase has translation MQTHLTPPYEKFAYAYDRMMTNVNYTRWTHYIESLFDRYDCKPRRVLDLACGTCALTIQLALKGYKMAGVDRAAGMLEIAKKKVAAHDLNIGLHHGDMRDFHLSQRFDAILCTYDSINYAYDEDELSQVFECVAEHLEPDGLFIFDVTTERNIVEHFHNKTFAANHEDYTYIWKNNYLYHSKMCRTLLTFFIREGELFRRYEEVHQQRIYEVPVINDLLKKAGYKPLSAYDMYTFSRWNRYSDRINFTARLET, from the coding sequence ATGCAAACACACCTAACGCCCCCCTATGAGAAATTCGCCTACGCTTATGACCGTATGATGACCAATGTGAACTATACCCGTTGGACCCATTACATTGAGTCGCTTTTCGATAGGTATGATTGTAAACCGCGCCGCGTCCTTGATTTGGCTTGTGGGACTTGTGCCTTGACGATTCAACTTGCCTTAAAAGGCTATAAAATGGCAGGGGTAGATCGGGCGGCGGGCATGCTGGAAATCGCTAAGAAGAAGGTAGCCGCGCACGATCTGAACATCGGATTGCATCACGGCGATATGCGCGATTTTCACCTCAGCCAACGGTTTGACGCTATCCTTTGCACCTATGACAGCATTAACTATGCCTACGATGAGGACGAACTCAGTCAGGTCTTTGAGTGCGTTGCTGAGCATCTCGAACCCGATGGCTTGTTTATTTTTGACGTGACAACAGAACGGAACATTGTTGAGCATTTCCACAACAAAACGTTCGCCGCAAACCATGAGGATTATACCTACATTTGGAAAAATAATTATCTCTATCACAGCAAAATGTGCCGTACACTGCTAACCTTTTTTATCCGTGAAGGTGAGTTATTTAGACGCTATGAGGAGGTACATCAACAACGCATCTATGAAGTTCCTGTTATTAATGATCTCCTCAAAAAGGCGGGTTATAAACCGCTGAGTGCCTACGATATGTATACCTTCAGTCGTTGGAACCGGTATTCAGATCGGATTAATTTTACAGCACGCTTGGAAACCTGA
- the ychF gene encoding redox-regulated ATPase YchF, giving the protein MKIGIVGRPQVGKTTVFNTLAHSNAEIGGYTNRGQINLSTANVPDERLEQLAEILQSKKITHATIDYVDVAGVTKSDVEQAELDTGTLASLRIVDALAHVVRLFEDETVPHVDGSIDAERDIESVSLEFALADLQIVEGRLTRLRKQFQSQKLPELQSEIRLLEVCQQTLEDGKPLRVLDLSANEEKLIRGYGFLTQKPLLLVCNIGETHLDAVDDILKHFRKYEVEPQTAVIVLAAQLEMELSQLEDADAEIFMEELGLQESALERFIQTSYNLLGLLTFFTINPTESRAWTLREGQTAVDAAGRVHTDFAKAFIRSETIHWTDLIGCGSYPEARNRGLLRSEGKTYQVQEGDVLLILANPTN; this is encoded by the coding sequence ATGAAGATAGGAATTGTCGGTAGACCGCAAGTCGGAAAAACCACGGTGTTCAATACCTTAGCCCACTCCAATGCAGAAATTGGAGGCTACACGAACCGTGGTCAGATAAACCTCAGCACGGCTAATGTCCCAGATGAACGTTTGGAGCAGTTAGCAGAAATATTGCAATCTAAAAAAATAACCCACGCGACAATTGACTATGTAGATGTCGCTGGCGTAACGAAATCGGATGTGGAGCAAGCAGAGCTGGATACTGGAACGCTCGCCTCCCTCCGCATAGTTGACGCGCTTGCACATGTCGTCAGACTGTTTGAAGATGAAACAGTCCCACATGTCGATGGCAGCATTGATGCCGAACGTGATATTGAGAGTGTCTCTCTTGAGTTCGCACTCGCCGACCTACAGATCGTTGAAGGCAGACTTACACGACTCCGCAAGCAATTTCAAAGCCAGAAACTACCAGAACTCCAAAGCGAAATCCGACTTTTAGAAGTGTGTCAGCAGACCTTGGAAGACGGCAAACCGCTCCGTGTCCTCGACCTATCCGCCAATGAGGAAAAATTGATACGCGGTTATGGGTTCCTGACGCAGAAACCGTTGCTGCTGGTGTGCAACATCGGTGAAACACACTTGGACGCAGTTGATGACATTCTCAAACACTTCAGGAAATACGAGGTGGAGCCGCAAACAGCAGTCATCGTGCTCGCCGCACAGTTAGAAATGGAACTCTCACAACTTGAGGATGCCGATGCGGAAATTTTCATGGAAGAATTGGGATTACAAGAGTCGGCTTTAGAACGATTTATTCAGACCTCGTATAATTTGTTAGGGCTTCTCACGTTCTTCACAATCAACCCAACGGAGTCCCGCGCCTGGACTTTGCGGGAAGGGCAAACTGCTGTCGACGCAGCTGGGCGCGTCCACACCGATTTCGCGAAGGCTTTCATTCGTTCGGAAACAATTCACTGGACAGACTTAATCGGATGCGGGAGTTATCCCGAAGCGCGAAACAGAGGGTTGCTGCGATCTGAGGGTAAAACCTATCAAGTCCAAGAGGGTGATGTGTTATTAATTCTTGCGAACCCTACAAATTGA
- a CDS encoding lysophospholipid acyltransferase family protein, whose product MWYTNNQFWTPRSIYRWGHRLTSLFCKTVGRLEAHGVGHIPREGGVLLISNHVSFLDPVIIGSAANREIHFMARSTAFDIPGLGKLISVYNAYPVNRGAPDLGALRRTISLLQDGNVVLMFPEGTRSVDGTLGKARDGACFIAHRAGVPTIPVFHSGAERVLPRNSKRLRRSKLRVIFGEPLELTAEEFETRREMYQHMGNQMMEAIADLRDQMLNL is encoded by the coding sequence ATGTGGTATACCAATAATCAGTTCTGGACACCGCGTTCAATTTACCGATGGGGGCATCGGCTTACGAGCCTTTTCTGTAAAACCGTGGGTCGCCTTGAGGCGCACGGCGTTGGGCATATTCCGAGGGAAGGTGGCGTGTTACTCATTTCAAATCACGTCAGTTTCCTTGATCCTGTGATCATTGGCTCTGCTGCGAACCGTGAAATTCATTTCATGGCACGCAGTACAGCGTTCGATATCCCCGGTTTAGGGAAACTCATTTCGGTTTATAATGCTTATCCTGTGAATAGAGGCGCGCCTGACTTAGGGGCACTGCGAAGAACGATCTCGCTTTTGCAAGATGGGAATGTTGTGCTTATGTTTCCAGAGGGGACCCGTAGCGTTGATGGGACGCTGGGTAAAGCGCGCGATGGTGCCTGCTTTATTGCACACCGAGCCGGTGTTCCGACTATCCCGGTTTTTCACAGCGGCGCAGAACGGGTTTTGCCACGCAACAGTAAACGCTTGCGCCGATCAAAACTAAGAGTCATTTTCGGTGAACCGCTTGAACTCACCGCCGAGGAATTCGAGACGAGACGTGAGATGTATCAGCACATGGGGAATCAGATGATGGAAGCGATTGCGGATTTGCGGGATCAGATGCTCAATTTGTAG
- the cmk gene encoding (d)CMP kinase: MKKIGPQVTIAMDGPAGSGKSTVARRIAERLGLLYLDSGAMYRAVTVLAIADSLPADSPKLIEQVKACHIEFRDNGKTILLNAEDVSVQIRTPAVNRLVADVAKIPEIRHEIVGHQQRIGAEGSIVAEGRDLTTIVFPNADFKFYLDASVKERAKRRLAELQAQNVDTTVAAVEAEIRERDEKDTTREHSPLRAADDAIIVDTTDKTIEEVVDFIIAQVCGNQE, translated from the coding sequence ATGAAAAAGATTGGACCTCAGGTGACGATTGCGATGGATGGACCCGCTGGGTCTGGGAAAAGCACAGTGGCTCGACGGATCGCAGAGAGACTTGGATTGCTCTACCTCGATTCTGGAGCCATGTACCGAGCCGTAACTGTATTGGCAATAGCGGATAGCCTACCAGCGGATAGCCCGAAGTTGATAGAACAGGTGAAAGCGTGTCATATCGAATTTAGAGATAACGGCAAAACGATCTTACTCAATGCTGAAGATGTATCTGTTCAGATCCGGACACCGGCTGTTAATAGGTTGGTTGCAGATGTCGCGAAGATCCCAGAGATTCGTCACGAAATCGTCGGACACCAACAGCGGATTGGTGCTGAGGGAAGCATCGTTGCTGAGGGACGGGATTTAACAACGATCGTCTTTCCCAACGCTGATTTTAAGTTCTATCTGGATGCCTCCGTGAAAGAGCGGGCAAAACGTAGACTCGCTGAACTTCAGGCGCAAAATGTGGATACAACAGTAGCAGCAGTTGAGGCAGAGATTCGCGAACGCGACGAAAAAGATACAACACGAGAACACAGTCCGTTACGCGCCGCCGATGATGCTATTATCGTGGATACGACAGATAAGACGATTGAGGAAGTGGTCGACTTTATTATTGCGCAAGTGTGCGGAAATCAGGAGTAA
- a CDS encoding prephenate dehydrogenase produces MAQIQQLRRITIWGVGLIGGSIGLALKKNGFQGQRVGLGRNINRLENALARDAVDVVTTEIEDGIRGSDLVVLCTPVELIPELVQRIVESVAPEHRIVLTDAGSTKSVLVKSVEECLQTHASDALSFIGGHPMAGSHETGVDAACATLFENAKCILTPTENSDPDALQLVKSLWEFVGAVPYLLSPKTHDQLIGAASHLPHLIASILANTVANVEIQEGKALDFTATGFRDSTRIAAGSPDLWTGIFTQNSDALLALIEDIVANLTEFKTLLQTDNLAEIERVLVEAQTIVKKRREVLGGA; encoded by the coding sequence ATGGCACAGATACAGCAGCTTCGTCGAATTACAATATGGGGTGTTGGCTTAATCGGGGGTTCCATTGGGCTTGCACTCAAGAAGAATGGGTTCCAGGGGCAACGCGTCGGGTTGGGACGGAACATCAATAGGCTCGAAAATGCACTCGCACGGGATGCCGTTGATGTCGTGACAACAGAGATAGAAGATGGGATTCGTGGAAGCGATCTTGTAGTGCTCTGTACACCCGTGGAATTGATTCCTGAATTGGTTCAACGTATCGTTGAATCCGTTGCGCCAGAGCACCGGATTGTATTGACAGATGCCGGTAGCACGAAGTCTGTGTTGGTGAAGTCCGTTGAGGAATGTCTGCAGACGCACGCTTCAGATGCTCTCTCTTTTATAGGTGGACACCCGATGGCAGGTTCACACGAAACAGGTGTAGACGCGGCGTGTGCAACGCTTTTTGAAAACGCAAAGTGTATTTTGACCCCCACAGAAAACAGCGATCCTGATGCCTTGCAGCTGGTTAAGAGTCTTTGGGAATTTGTCGGCGCAGTGCCGTATCTCCTTTCACCTAAAACACATGACCAACTCATCGGTGCCGCAAGCCACCTACCCCATCTCATTGCAAGTATACTCGCGAATACTGTTGCGAATGTCGAAATCCAAGAGGGTAAAGCATTGGACTTTACAGCGACCGGCTTTCGAGATTCCACCCGTATCGCCGCCGGTTCACCTGACTTGTGGACCGGTATTTTTACGCAGAACAGCGATGCCCTCTTAGCATTAATTGAGGACATCGTTGCCAATTTAACGGAATTCAAAACCTTACTTCAAACAGACAATCTTGCTGAGATTGAACGTGTGCTTGTTGAAGCACAGACTATCGTTAAAAAACGCAGGGAAGTGTTAGGAGGCGCATGA
- a CDS encoding tetratricopeptide repeat protein, which produces MNAITEAHYNLGIAYLEAGQYNRAIPEFEAAIKLDANFIEGHCALCRAYLEQGELEKASGAVTTALELDATHQPTLLLHGTITEAYHDKGKTYLDGGRYTEAVTAFQQAITLDADLGDNPQKSPLEKTHIHAHLGAAYIGMKAYQNAIDALQNAIALDPDLVDAHYNLGRAYIEQGHSDKAIPHLERAIAISPNLKSAHYNLARAHRASGNLEAATHAVTETLRIDPSYQTAHELANTIKQAHYNRGITYLNDERYSEAATAFQSAITLDPDFTAAHYNLGLTFLKMESYPRAVDALQKTITLDPTYVAAHHSLALAYLGQQELGKARDTARNGLAVDPNYQPLISFLAAVDPSFTASPQETETAAPPEPEQPIVSPVDVKPKQETHYELGIVYRDAKMYTEAIAEFQKAITVDPNFVAAHTSLGEVYLETGNLKDAENAANAALKIDANSQPARQLLEAIKRARPTSSPAKAPEQTTALDIPNKQRDLERGMIFLNNRQYNQAAAAFKRVIKADPNSVEAHYGLGQAYLGIEAFDDAEAAANEALRRNPKHPPTRELIQLIKFAKNREKNRGKRRTILRYAVILGVIALGIFAGIGFEIIPWPDPMPPIISIAASLEEPSGNDFLDADETGYIRLTISNKGGTARNVELRLEPRERTSFAGLTFIKPTLISELKKKSIETIRIRVTAAKKIQGREQSLQVQLLDMDKIFLATKDFTFKIIPQTPRPEPPRGR; this is translated from the coding sequence ATGAACGCTATAACAGAAGCGCACTATAACCTCGGTATCGCTTATCTGGAAGCCGGACAATACAACAGAGCCATCCCTGAATTTGAAGCCGCCATAAAACTGGACGCGAATTTTATAGAGGGGCACTGCGCGCTTTGCCGTGCCTATCTCGAACAGGGCGAACTGGAAAAGGCGAGTGGTGCGGTCACAACGGCACTGGAACTTGACGCGACTCACCAACCGACGCTGCTCCTCCATGGCACCATAACGGAAGCTTATCACGACAAGGGCAAAACCTACTTAGATGGCGGACGTTACACTGAAGCGGTTACAGCATTTCAGCAAGCGATAACGCTTGACGCGGATTTAGGGGATAACCCGCAGAAATCTCCTCTGGAAAAGACGCATATCCATGCCCATCTGGGTGCTGCCTACATCGGTATGAAGGCGTATCAAAACGCCATCGATGCATTGCAAAACGCGATTGCCCTTGATCCAGATCTTGTTGATGCACATTATAACCTCGGTCGTGCCTACATTGAACAGGGACACTCTGACAAAGCGATTCCGCATCTGGAACGTGCCATAGCGATTTCTCCAAATCTCAAGAGCGCACACTACAACCTCGCACGTGCCCACCGAGCATCGGGTAATTTGGAAGCGGCAACACACGCTGTCACGGAAACATTAAGGATTGATCCGAGTTATCAAACTGCCCACGAACTCGCGAACACAATAAAGCAAGCACATTACAATAGAGGCATCACTTATCTCAACGATGAACGCTATAGCGAAGCCGCCACAGCCTTTCAAAGCGCGATAACGCTCGATCCTGACTTTACAGCTGCCCACTACAACTTAGGATTAACCTTCCTCAAGATGGAGTCGTATCCTCGCGCTGTAGATGCGCTTCAGAAAACGATAACGTTGGATCCGACTTATGTCGCTGCACACCATTCCCTTGCACTCGCTTATCTCGGTCAACAGGAACTTGGAAAAGCAAGAGATACGGCAAGAAACGGTTTGGCGGTTGATCCGAATTATCAACCACTTATTTCGTTTTTGGCAGCGGTTGATCCAAGCTTCACTGCATCGCCACAAGAAACGGAAACCGCCGCGCCGCCAGAACCGGAACAACCTATAGTCTCACCAGTTGATGTAAAGCCGAAGCAAGAGACCCATTACGAACTCGGTATCGTTTATCGGGATGCGAAAATGTACACTGAAGCGATTGCGGAGTTCCAAAAGGCGATAACTGTGGATCCGAACTTTGTAGCTGCACACACGAGTTTAGGTGAAGTCTATCTTGAAACCGGAAATCTCAAGGATGCAGAAAACGCAGCGAACGCGGCGTTAAAAATCGATGCTAACTCTCAACCAGCGCGTCAACTTTTAGAGGCTATAAAACGTGCACGTCCCACTTCGAGTCCAGCGAAAGCACCTGAACAGACAACAGCTCTTGATATACCGAACAAGCAGCGAGACTTAGAACGCGGTATGATTTTCCTTAACAACAGGCAGTATAATCAAGCCGCTGCGGCATTCAAACGGGTGATAAAGGCAGACCCTAATTCGGTAGAGGCACACTATGGATTAGGGCAGGCTTACCTCGGAATAGAAGCATTCGATGATGCAGAAGCTGCAGCAAACGAAGCGTTAAGGCGAAATCCAAAGCATCCGCCCACACGTGAATTGATCCAACTGATAAAGTTCGCTAAAAATAGAGAGAAAAATCGGGGAAAACGGAGGACAATTCTGAGGTATGCTGTGATTTTGGGGGTGATTGCGCTCGGTATTTTCGCAGGCATAGGGTTTGAAATCATCCCCTGGCCCGATCCGATGCCTCCAATTATCTCAATAGCAGCCTCTTTGGAGGAACCGTCTGGAAACGACTTCCTTGATGCCGATGAAACAGGATATATTAGACTCACTATCAGCAATAAAGGTGGTACAGCACGCAATGTAGAACTTAGACTTGAGCCGCGTGAACGCACATCTTTTGCAGGGTTAACGTTTATAAAACCAACACTGATTTCTGAGTTAAAAAAAAAGAGTATAGAGACTATTAGAATCCGTGTAACCGCAGCGAAAAAAATACAAGGGCGGGAACAGTCCTTGCAAGTCCAATTGCTTGATATGGATAAAATATTCCTCGCAACGAAAGATTTCACCTTCAAGATTATACCGCAAACACCAAGACCAGAGCCACCAAGGGGGCGATAA
- a CDS encoding tetratricopeptide repeat protein: MNNRTLGIIGGVALVLAILAPFVLGNANKVKKFFEEAEMLYEREDYEIAITKYTKALQESEKIGAKTEAIDTDFTTLVNLKIAWCYYKLAENTSDVRHNQQALVHIKKVASDTQVAKYQEELTYLWAENLYAIEEHNQAKFKFAQLIEKFPKSQWIPKTLYRVAEINYQQENYDAALAKFQELVERFPHSELTGEAERRISELTGEAERNERNDEDRQRESESPEPDDRAKQLLKKASDLQEQGKIHDAYERYTQITKQYPKSEYVTDAYVGKAEIHLEAKDYATARKYYEEAMYSITDGDRKEKLYRAYHRTYLVPNPDRNRRRPKEPIGELFVKARLLRLERQWLKAAEVYEKLLNRNLSVDDRVYGLYWCGRCYYEAAQMDSTLFSKPVEVFKKITTGYENSRYDINAYYYLTLAYSDWAEELSGDLSKHQSVIHVVEKANAKYVDNHDPTVREWLSRMQELSNRAAQELSPDPEPDDIELEPDDDTDDPEPEPDYERFVNQGHEYLNKGDLEAAVKKVKQALSRNPNYTPADELKLKIKERYYRSGWVLFGEEQYEKAIEEFKKTIALDSEFKEAYCYLGAVYIEQEKYTKAIEVLRKAIDIDEQFEEAYFNLALAYLKRGHFKEAREAAEAALRIDPNYEPPRRLIEFIAD, encoded by the coding sequence ATGAACAATAGGACATTGGGTATTATCGGCGGAGTCGCTTTAGTTCTTGCCATCCTCGCGCCATTCGTATTAGGAAATGCTAACAAGGTTAAGAAGTTTTTTGAAGAAGCTGAAATGCTGTATGAGCGTGAAGACTACGAGATAGCGATCACAAAATACACGAAGGCACTACAAGAATCGGAGAAAATTGGAGCGAAGACTGAAGCCATTGATACGGATTTCACCACCCTCGTCAATCTCAAAATTGCGTGGTGTTACTACAAACTTGCTGAAAACACAAGCGATGTCAGACATAACCAACAGGCCCTCGTACATATCAAAAAAGTTGCGTCAGATACACAAGTAGCCAAATATCAAGAAGAGCTCACCTACTTGTGGGCAGAGAATCTTTACGCAATTGAAGAGCATAATCAAGCAAAATTTAAATTCGCCCAATTGATAGAAAAATTTCCAAAAAGTCAATGGATACCAAAAACACTTTATAGGGTTGCGGAAATTAACTATCAACAGGAGAACTACGATGCAGCTCTGGCGAAATTCCAAGAATTGGTTGAAAGGTTCCCACATTCTGAATTGACGGGGGAAGCAGAACGACGTATTTCTGAATTGACGGGGGAAGCAGAACGCAATGAAAGAAACGATGAGGATCGGCAACGTGAATCAGAAAGTCCAGAACCTGACGATAGAGCAAAACAATTGCTGAAAAAAGCATCCGACTTACAAGAACAAGGCAAAATCCACGATGCCTATGAACGCTATACACAGATCACCAAACAATACCCTAAAAGCGAATATGTTACGGATGCCTACGTCGGAAAAGCAGAAATCCATCTTGAAGCGAAGGACTATGCAACTGCTCGAAAATACTATGAAGAAGCTATGTATAGTATTACTGATGGAGATCGAAAAGAAAAATTATATAGGGCATACCATCGTACCTACCTGGTTCCTAATCCTGACAGAAACAGGAGAAGACCAAAGGAACCTATTGGCGAACTTTTTGTCAAAGCAAGACTACTTCGATTGGAAAGACAATGGTTAAAGGCAGCTGAAGTTTATGAGAAGCTTCTTAATAGGAATTTATCCGTTGATGATAGGGTCTACGGACTTTATTGGTGTGGTAGATGCTATTACGAAGCCGCTCAGATGGATTCAACATTATTTTCCAAACCGGTTGAGGTCTTCAAAAAAATTACCACTGGTTATGAAAATAGCCGGTATGACATCAACGCCTACTACTATCTAACTCTGGCATATAGCGACTGGGCAGAAGAGTTATCTGGGGATCTATCCAAACACCAATCAGTTATCCATGTCGTTGAGAAAGCCAACGCAAAATATGTAGACAATCATGATCCTACAGTTCGCGAATGGCTCAGTCGCATGCAAGAATTGAGTAATAGGGCTGCTCAAGAGTTATCCCCTGATCCAGAACCTGATGATATAGAACTTGAACCTGATGATGATACAGATGATCCAGAACCTGAACCTGATTACGAGCGGTTCGTTAATCAAGGCCACGAGTATCTCAATAAAGGCGATCTTGAAGCTGCCGTTAAGAAAGTGAAACAAGCGTTAAGCCGTAACCCAAATTACACACCTGCTGATGAGCTTAAGTTAAAAATCAAAGAAAGGTACTATAGAAGTGGATGGGTGCTTTTTGGCGAAGAACAATACGAGAAAGCGATTGAAGAATTTAAGAAAACCATTGCTCTTGATTCGGAGTTTAAAGAGGCTTACTGTTATCTCGGGGCAGTTTATATTGAACAAGAAAAATATACCAAGGCAATAGAAGTACTTAGAAAGGCGATTGACATTGATGAACAGTTTGAAGAAGCGTATTTTAACCTTGCTCTTGCTTACTTAAAACGTGGACATTTTAAAGAAGCAAGGGAAGCTGCTGAAGCTGCTCTCAGAATTGATCCAAATTACGAACCACCACGCAGGCTTATAGAGTTCATAGCCGATTAA
- a CDS encoding type II toxin-antitoxin system RelE/ParE family toxin, which yields MLDAVFFRTPSGNEPVRAWLSDLGQEDANIIDTDIRIVAEHWPQVLRTSLVKKMPGEEQLWEIRSRISEGRRIARVLFTLEGRRMILLHGFIKKSRRTPRKDLRLARKRRDLLKNGSLS from the coding sequence ATGCTTGATGCCGTCTTTTTTCGCACTCCCAGCGGAAATGAACCTGTACGAGCATGGCTCAGCGACCTTGGTCAGGAAGATGCCAACATAATTGATACTGATATCAGAATAGTAGCAGAACATTGGCCCCAGGTGCTTCGCACGAGTCTTGTTAAGAAGATGCCGGGTGAAGAGCAATTATGGGAAATTCGTAGTCGTATCAGTGAAGGAAGACGTATCGCACGGGTTTTGTTTACTCTCGAAGGCCGGAGGATGATTCTCCTACACGGTTTTATCAAAAAGTCGAGAAGGACACCCCGAAAGGATTTACGCTTGGCTCGAAAACGAAGAGACTTATTAAAAAATGGGAGTCTGTCATAA